The Betaproteobacteria bacterium genome has a segment encoding these proteins:
- the pilV gene encoding type IV pilus modification protein PilV produces MSVSAAKANRESAGFTMIEVLVTLVILMIGLLGIAGLMAQGQRASFEAYQRQQALALANDMAERVKANRPGVDNTAVATTYAAAVPVGTPAGTSTRFTALTADDIVNCATSNCTTSDMVEYDAAIWDGLLAGAAAETERSTGAAIGPLLNPRGCIQTPSETACVCGGAPASRQVTYRISVAWQGSYSTFEPAAADTCGSGLYNDPRTGTVDDAFRRLVSVDVYTVIPCACP; encoded by the coding sequence AACCGCGAATCAGCCGGCTTCACCATGATCGAGGTTCTGGTGACGCTCGTCATTCTGATGATCGGGCTGCTCGGCATCGCGGGATTGATGGCGCAAGGCCAGCGCGCGTCGTTCGAAGCCTACCAGCGCCAGCAGGCCTTGGCGCTCGCGAACGACATGGCCGAGCGGGTGAAGGCGAACCGTCCCGGCGTGGACAATACCGCGGTCGCCACGACCTATGCCGCCGCCGTGCCGGTGGGGACGCCCGCCGGTACGAGCACGCGGTTCACCGCCCTGACCGCCGACGACATCGTCAACTGCGCTACCAGCAACTGCACCACCTCGGACATGGTCGAGTACGACGCCGCCATATGGGATGGGCTACTGGCCGGCGCAGCTGCGGAAACCGAACGCAGCACGGGAGCCGCGATCGGCCCGTTGCTCAATCCAAGAGGATGCATCCAGACGCCGAGCGAGACCGCCTGCGTCTGCGGCGGTGCTCCGGCGAGCCGGCAAGTCACCTACCGCATCAGCGTCGCCTGGCAAGGCAGCTATTCCACGTTCGAGCCCGCCGCCGCGGATACGTGCGGAAGCGGGCTGTACAACGATCCGCGAACCGGCACGGTAGACGATGCCTTTCGCCGGCTGGTGAGCGTCGACGTCTATACGGTTATCCCATGCGCATG